Proteins encoded by one window of Lycium barbarum isolate Lr01 chromosome 11, ASM1917538v2, whole genome shotgun sequence:
- the LOC132619109 gene encoding purple acid phosphatase 18-like — MEELKLKIIILVLLMGVAVSGGEVEYVRPPARKAFRLPWDSKPSSQPQQVHISLAGDKHIRVSWVTTDKSSPSIVEYGTSTGEYSSKAEGESTKYSYLLYSSGTIHHTVIGPLQDNTVYFYRCGGEGSEFQLKTPPSKFPVTFAVAGDLGQTGWTKSTLDHIDQCKYDVHLLPGDLSYADYIQHRWDTFGQLVQPLASARPWMVTQGNHEKENIPLIVDKFISYNSRWKMPFEESGSTSNLYYSFDVAGVHTIMLGSYTDYDEYSDQYRWLKADLLKVDRKKTPWLVVLFHVPWYNSNEAHQGEADDMMTSMEPLLYAAGADIVFAGHVHAYERTKRVYNGKPDPCGAVHITIGDGGNKEGLAHKYTLPQPEWSVFREASFGHGELAIINSTHASWSWHRNDDDEQVRSDQVSVTSLIGSGCRSTGVTN, encoded by the exons ATGGAAGAACTCAAATTGAAGATAATAATACTAGTTTTGTTGATGGGCGTAGCAGTAAGTGGTGGAGAAGTAGAATACGTGAGACCTCCAGCGCGTAAAGCTTTTCGTTTGCCGTGGGATTCAAAGCCTTCTTCGCAACCTCAGCAG GTTCACATCTCATTAGCTGGGGACAAACACATAAGGGTATCATGGGTCACAACTGATAAATCTTCTCCTTCAATTGTTGAATATGGAACATCCACCGGAGAATACAGTAGTAAAGCTGAAGGGGAAAGTACCAAGTACAGTTACCTGTTATATAGTTCCGGAACAATACACCATACTGTGATTGGACCATTGCAAGACAACACAGTGTACTTCTACAGATGTGGTGGAGAAGGTTCGGAGTTCCAGCTCAAAACTCCACCATCTAAGTTTCCAGTTACTTTTGCTGTGGCAGGAGATTTGGGCCAGACTGGATGGACAAAGTCCACTTTAGACCATATAGACCAATGTAAATATGATGTTCATTTGCTCCCTGGTGACCTTTCTTATGCTGATTATATTCAGCATAGGTGGGACACATTTGGTCAACTGGTTCAGCCGCTGGCTAGTGCGAGGCCGTGGATGGTGACTCAAGGGAATCATGAAAAAGAAAACATACCACTCATTGTGGACAAATTTATATCTTACAACTCCAGGTGGAAGATGCCATTTGAGGAGAGTGGATCTACTTCAAATCTCTACTATTCATTTGATGTTGCAGGGGTTCACACAATCATGCTCGGTTCATATACCGACTATGATGAGTACTCTGATCAATATAGATGGCTGAAG GCTGATCTTCTAAAAGTGGATCGGAAAAAGACTCCTTGGTTGGTTGTGTTATTCCATGTGCCATGGTATAATAGTAATGAAGCCCATCAAGGTGAAGCTGATGACATGATGACATCTATGGAGCCTCTGCTGTATGCAGCCGGTGCAGATATAGTGTTTGCTGGGCATGTTCATGCTTATGAGCGCACG AAACGAGTTTATAATGGTAAACCTGATCCTTGTGGTGCTGTCCACATAACAATTGGTGACGGAGGAAATAAAGAAGGTTTAGCGCACAA GTACACGCTACCCCAGCCAGAATGGTCCGTATTCCGTGAAGCAAGCTTTGGCCATGGTGAACTTGCGATTATTAATTCAACTCATGCCTCCTGGAGTTGgcatagaaatgatgatgatgaacaagTGAGGTCTGATCAGGTTTCGGTTACCTCATTGATTGGTTCAGGATGCAGGAGCACTGGAGTCACGAACTAA